One genomic segment of Pseudomonas sp. p1(2021b) includes these proteins:
- a CDS encoding DUF3077 domain-containing protein produces the protein MTTDDTQAKTTVGKTKFYQGAGMTEPLFCIEPGIPCHYAREQASELMGYVRDMTLTGVMEDKPQLVWASYYLAALAKALMDDAELGMMRRV, from the coding sequence ATGACCACAGATGACACCCAGGCCAAAACCACCGTTGGCAAGACGAAGTTCTACCAGGGCGCGGGCATGACCGAGCCGCTGTTTTGCATTGAGCCTGGCATTCCCTGCCACTATGCACGCGAGCAGGCTTCGGAGTTGATGGGGTATGTGCGGGATATGACCCTCACCGGGGTGATGGAAGACAAACCTCAGTTGGTGTGGGCGTCGTATTACCTGGCGGCGCTGGCCAAGGCGCTGATGGATGATGCAGAGCTGGGAATGATGCGCCGGGTCTAG
- a CDS encoding response regulator: protein MSQSATLLVIDDEPQIRKFLRISLASQGYKVLEAATGSEGLAQAALAKPDLVVLDLGLPDMDGQQVLRELREWSTVPVLVLSVRASEVQKVDALDGGANDYVTKPFGIQEFLARVRALLRQAPQTGSALSSASFGPLVVDFAFRKVTLDGAEVALTRKEYAFLAQLAGHPGRVITQQQLLKDIWGPTHVDDTHYLRIVVAHVRQKLGDDPTAPRFIITEAGVGYRLVAPTA from the coding sequence ATGAGTCAATCCGCCACCCTGCTGGTCATCGACGACGAGCCACAGATCCGCAAGTTCCTGCGTATCAGCCTGGCTTCCCAGGGCTACAAGGTGCTCGAAGCCGCCACCGGCAGCGAAGGCCTGGCCCAGGCGGCGTTGGCCAAGCCGGACCTGGTGGTGCTCGACCTCGGCCTGCCGGACATGGACGGCCAGCAGGTATTGCGTGAGCTGCGCGAATGGAGCACCGTGCCCGTGCTGGTGCTGTCGGTGCGTGCCAGCGAAGTACAGAAGGTCGACGCCCTGGACGGCGGCGCCAACGACTACGTGACCAAGCCCTTCGGCATCCAGGAATTCCTCGCGCGTGTGCGCGCACTGCTGCGCCAGGCTCCCCAGACGGGCAGCGCGCTGTCATCGGCGAGCTTCGGGCCGCTGGTGGTGGATTTCGCCTTTCGCAAGGTGACGCTCGACGGTGCCGAGGTGGCGCTGACGCGCAAGGAGTACGCCTTCCTGGCCCAGCTGGCCGGCCATCCCGGGCGGGTGATCACCCAGCAGCAACTGCTCAAGGACATCTGGGGGCCGACCCATGTGGACGACACCCACTACCTGCGCATCGTCGTGGCGCATGTGCGGCAGAAGCTGGGGGATGATCCGACGGCGCCGCGGTTCATCATCACCGAGGCGGGTGTGGGCTATCGCCTGGTTGCGCCGACGGCTTGA
- a CDS encoding sensor histidine kinase has product MSNATRADALLAGLPHEGRGRLKVFLGAAPGVGKTFAMLQAAHAQQRQGTRVLAGVVETHGRAETEALLGGLPQQPLLRSEYRGVTLEEMDLDGLLKATASLVLVDELAHTNAPGSRHAKRWQDVQELLAAGIDIYTTVNVQHLESLNDKVRDITGVQVRETVPDWVLQEAFELVLIDLPPRELLERLREGKVYVPEQARAAIDAFFSQTNLTALRELAMQTAAAQVDADLASGYRQRGQEAPALRGRLLVGVDGDEQAERLVRHASRVAQRRHLPWSLVHVDSGRLRDEVARQRLQAAQQLAERLGGEVVVLRAGEVTRTLIQHAIERRASLVLVGQSRDRLRRRLFGGGVAMRLLRESHGLEINVLDRDGQPEKAGAAAKRVWVWRHYLLALLATVLAAGVSWAVSSLLPLPNMSLVFLVAVLLVAVRSSLGPALACAALSFLSYDFLFIPPTFSFSIQREEDVLTLVFFLLMAALTGNLATRQRRQLQALKETQAETTQLLDLSRRLTVATDRQAVFSAAGQHLDGWQDMQVCLLERDSDRQLRAASGHEPQLTDNERAAAEWAWQHGQAAGHGSDTLPDGRWWWWPLSVEDQPLALLGVRPRADASLSTQRRRLLMALGQPLAQALARARLGEQLEAARLHGETEQLRSALLASVSHDLRTPLTAMRGSIDSLLALGDAIPPDDRRELLEGTRNEAERLDRYIQNLLDMTRLGHGTLKLARDWVAPADIVGSALNRLRVVLAPLRVHTDVPAELPLLFVHAALIEQALINVLENAARFSPANGRLELRVALQNEQLCFAVSDQGPGIPVAEREMIFDMFYTAARGDRGGQGTGLGLAICQGMIGAHGGKILVDDGIDGQGTCITLCLPLPPQPEPESEAS; this is encoded by the coding sequence ATGAGTAACGCCACCCGCGCCGATGCGCTCTTGGCGGGCCTGCCGCACGAAGGTCGCGGCAGGCTCAAGGTATTCCTCGGCGCAGCCCCGGGGGTAGGCAAGACCTTCGCCATGCTCCAGGCTGCCCACGCCCAGCAACGCCAGGGTACGCGGGTGCTGGCCGGGGTGGTGGAAACCCACGGCCGCGCGGAGACCGAAGCACTGCTCGGCGGCCTGCCGCAACAGCCTTTGCTGCGCAGCGAATACCGCGGCGTCACCCTCGAGGAAATGGACCTCGATGGCCTGCTCAAGGCCACTGCATCCCTGGTGCTGGTCGACGAGCTGGCCCATACCAATGCCCCTGGCAGCCGCCATGCCAAGCGCTGGCAGGACGTCCAGGAACTGCTGGCCGCCGGTATCGACATCTACACCACGGTCAACGTCCAGCACCTGGAAAGCCTCAACGACAAGGTCCGCGATATCACCGGCGTGCAAGTGCGCGAAACCGTGCCGGACTGGGTGCTGCAGGAAGCCTTCGAACTGGTGCTCATCGACCTGCCGCCCCGCGAGTTGCTGGAGCGCCTGCGCGAGGGCAAGGTCTACGTGCCGGAGCAGGCGAGGGCAGCGATCGATGCCTTCTTCTCCCAAACCAACCTCACCGCCCTGCGTGAGCTGGCCATGCAGACTGCCGCTGCCCAGGTCGACGCGGACCTTGCCAGCGGCTACCGCCAGCGTGGCCAGGAGGCTCCGGCCTTGCGCGGTCGACTGCTGGTGGGCGTCGATGGTGACGAGCAGGCCGAGCGCCTGGTACGTCATGCCAGCCGGGTCGCCCAGCGCCGACACTTGCCGTGGAGCCTGGTGCATGTCGACAGCGGCCGGCTGCGCGACGAGGTCGCTCGGCAACGCTTGCAGGCCGCGCAACAGCTCGCCGAACGCCTGGGCGGTGAGGTGGTGGTGCTGCGTGCCGGCGAAGTGACCCGCACATTGATCCAGCACGCCATCGAGCGCCGCGCCAGCCTGGTGCTGGTCGGCCAGTCCCGTGATCGCCTGCGTCGGCGTCTGTTCGGAGGCGGTGTGGCGATGCGCCTGCTGCGCGAAAGCCACGGCCTGGAAATCAATGTGCTCGATCGTGACGGCCAGCCCGAAAAAGCAGGTGCGGCGGCCAAGCGAGTGTGGGTGTGGCGCCATTATCTCCTGGCGTTGCTGGCGACCGTGCTGGCGGCTGGCGTATCGTGGGCCGTGTCGAGCCTGTTGCCGCTGCCCAACATGTCTCTGGTGTTTCTCGTCGCGGTGCTGCTGGTGGCGGTGCGTAGCAGCCTGGGGCCGGCCCTGGCCTGTGCGGCCCTGTCGTTCCTGAGCTACGACTTCCTGTTCATTCCGCCCACCTTTTCCTTCAGCATCCAGCGTGAAGAAGACGTACTGACCCTGGTGTTCTTCCTGCTCATGGCCGCCCTCACCGGCAACCTGGCCACCCGTCAGCGCCGGCAGCTACAGGCCTTGAAGGAAACCCAGGCCGAAACCACGCAATTGCTCGATCTGTCGCGCCGGCTGACCGTGGCCACCGACCGCCAGGCCGTGTTCAGCGCCGCTGGCCAGCACCTGGACGGTTGGCAGGACATGCAGGTGTGCCTGCTGGAGCGCGACAGCGACCGCCAGCTGCGCGCCGCCAGTGGCCACGAACCGCAACTGACCGACAACGAGCGCGCCGCTGCCGAATGGGCCTGGCAACACGGCCAGGCTGCTGGGCATGGCAGCGACACCTTGCCCGACGGGCGGTGGTGGTGGTGGCCGTTGTCGGTGGAGGACCAGCCCCTGGCCCTGCTCGGTGTGCGTCCACGCGCGGATGCTTCCCTGAGCACCCAGCGCCGTCGCTTGCTCATGGCCTTGGGGCAACCCCTGGCCCAGGCCCTGGCCCGCGCCCGGCTCGGCGAGCAGCTGGAGGCCGCGCGCCTGCATGGCGAGACCGAGCAATTGCGCAGCGCCTTGCTCGCCTCGGTGTCCCACGACCTGCGCACCCCCCTGACCGCCATGCGCGGCAGCATCGACAGCCTGCTGGCGCTGGGCGACGCCATCCCCCCGGACGACCGTCGCGAGCTGCTGGAGGGCACCCGCAACGAAGCCGAGCGCCTGGATCGCTATATCCAGAACCTGCTGGACATGACCCGCCTGGGCCACGGCACCCTCAAGCTCGCCCGTGACTGGGTAGCCCCGGCCGACATCGTCGGCAGCGCCCTCAACCGCCTGCGCGTAGTCCTGGCGCCCCTGCGCGTGCATACCGACGTCCCCGCCGAACTGCCGTTGCTGTTCGTTCACGCAGCGCTGATCGAACAGGCCCTGATCAACGTATTGGAAAACGCCGCCCGCTTCTCGCCTGCCAACGGCCGCCTGGAACTGCGCGTCGCCCTCCAGAACGAGCAGCTGTGCTTTGCCGTCAGCGACCAAGGCCCAGGCATCCCGGTGGCCGAGCGTGAAATGATCTTCGACATGTTCTACACCGCTGCCCGCGGTGACCGAGGCGGGCAGGGCACCGGCCTGGGCCTGGCGATCTGCCAGGGCATGATCGGTGCCCACGGCGGCAAGATCCTGGTCGACGATGGCATCGATGGCCAGGGCACCTGCATCACTCTATGCTTGCCGCTGCCCCCTCAACCTGAACCTGAAAGCGAAGCCTCATGA
- the kdpB gene encoding potassium-transporting ATPase subunit KdpB, which produces MNMPISDVNTHHAAADQTRFAALWRPALVQAFVKLDPRQLKRSPVMLVVALTAVLTTVLCVAPGSGVSVGVAAQIALWLWFTVLCANFAEALAEGRGKARADSLKAGSQGLVAKRRRSDGSFETIAATQLRKGDVVKVVAGEFIPGDGEVLDGIAAVNEAAITGESAPVIRESGGDRSAVTGNTRLVSDWLLVRITSNPGESTLDRMIALVEGAKRQKTPNEIALDILLIGLTLIFLIVVVTLQPFAHFAGGSLPLIFLAALLVTLIPTTIGGLLSAIGIAGMDRLVRLNVIARSGRAVEAAGDVHTLMLDKTGTITFGNRRCSALHAAPGITARELGEGAWLASLADDTAEGKSIVEYLRQQYDFDEPTAGEVAPIAFSAETRLSGVDLQQRRYRKGAVDAVLAFVGMQRLDMPAPLAREVERIAQGGGTPLLVCLDTRLLGVIHLKDVVKPGIRERFAELRKLGIRTVMVTGDNPLTAAAIAAEAGVDDVLAEATPEKKLARIRQEQGDGRLVAMCGDGANDAPALAQADVGMAMNDGTQAAREAANMVDLDSDPTKLLDVVQVGKELLVTRGALTTFSIANDVAKYFAILPALFASIYPQLGVLNLMQLQSPQSAILSAIVFNALIIIVLIPLALRGVRVQAASAAQLLRRNLLIYGVGGIIVPFAGIKLIDLLLNALHLV; this is translated from the coding sequence ATGAACATGCCCATTTCCGATGTGAACACCCATCACGCTGCTGCCGACCAGACCCGTTTTGCCGCCCTCTGGCGCCCGGCCCTGGTGCAAGCCTTCGTCAAGCTCGACCCACGCCAGCTCAAGCGCTCGCCGGTGATGCTGGTGGTGGCGCTTACCGCCGTGCTGACCACTGTGCTGTGTGTGGCCCCCGGCAGTGGCGTGAGCGTAGGCGTCGCAGCGCAGATCGCCCTGTGGCTGTGGTTCACCGTGTTGTGCGCCAACTTTGCCGAAGCCCTCGCCGAAGGCCGTGGCAAGGCCCGAGCCGACAGCCTCAAGGCCGGTAGCCAGGGCCTGGTCGCGAAACGGCGTAGAAGCGACGGCTCGTTCGAAACCATCGCCGCCACCCAGTTGCGCAAGGGCGATGTGGTCAAGGTCGTCGCCGGCGAGTTTATTCCGGGCGATGGCGAGGTGCTCGACGGCATCGCCGCGGTCAACGAGGCGGCCATCACCGGTGAGTCGGCGCCGGTGATCCGTGAGTCCGGCGGTGACCGCTCGGCCGTCACCGGCAACACCCGCCTGGTCTCCGACTGGCTGCTGGTCCGCATCACCAGCAACCCCGGCGAGTCGACCCTGGACCGCATGATCGCCCTGGTCGAAGGCGCCAAGCGCCAGAAGACACCCAACGAGATCGCCCTGGACATCCTGCTGATCGGCTTGACCCTGATCTTCCTGATCGTGGTGGTCACCCTGCAGCCGTTCGCCCATTTCGCCGGAGGCAGCCTGCCGCTGATCTTCCTCGCCGCGCTGCTGGTGACGCTGATCCCGACCACCATCGGCGGCCTGCTCTCGGCCATCGGTATCGCCGGCATGGATCGCCTGGTGCGGCTGAACGTCATCGCCCGTTCGGGCCGCGCCGTGGAGGCCGCCGGCGATGTGCACACGCTGATGCTCGACAAGACCGGCACCATCACCTTCGGCAACCGCCGCTGCAGCGCTCTGCATGCAGCACCGGGCATCACTGCGCGCGAGCTGGGGGAGGGGGCATGGCTTGCATCGCTCGCCGATGACACCGCCGAGGGCAAGTCGATCGTCGAGTACCTGCGCCAGCAGTACGACTTCGACGAACCCACGGCAGGCGAAGTCGCGCCGATTGCCTTCAGTGCCGAAACCCGCTTGTCCGGCGTCGACTTGCAACAGCGCCGCTACCGCAAGGGCGCGGTGGATGCGGTGCTGGCCTTCGTCGGCATGCAACGCCTGGACATGCCGGCCCCCCTGGCCCGCGAGGTGGAGCGTATCGCCCAGGGGGGCGGCACGCCGCTGCTGGTATGCCTGGATACGCGCCTGCTGGGGGTGATCCATCTCAAGGACGTGGTCAAACCCGGCATCCGCGAGCGCTTCGCCGAGCTGCGCAAGCTGGGTATCCGCACGGTGATGGTCACCGGCGACAACCCACTCACCGCCGCTGCTATCGCCGCCGAGGCCGGGGTGGACGATGTGCTCGCCGAAGCCACACCGGAGAAGAAGCTGGCGCGCATCCGCCAGGAACAAGGTGACGGTCGCCTGGTGGCCATGTGCGGCGATGGCGCCAACGATGCCCCGGCCCTGGCCCAGGCCGATGTCGGCATGGCCATGAACGATGGCACCCAGGCCGCACGCGAGGCGGCCAACATGGTCGACCTGGACAGCGACCCGACCAAGTTGCTGGACGTGGTACAGGTGGGCAAGGAGCTGCTGGTCACCCGTGGTGCGCTGACCACCTTCTCCATCGCCAATGACGTGGCCAAGTACTTCGCCATCCTGCCGGCGCTGTTCGCCTCGATCTACCCGCAACTGGGCGTACTCAACCTGATGCAACTGCAAAGCCCGCAGAGCGCGATCCTCTCGGCCATCGTGTTCAACGCCCTGATCATCATCGTGCTGATCCCGCTCGCCCTGCGCGGTGTGCGGGTGCAAGCCGCGAGCGCGGCCCAGCTGCTGCGGCGCAACCTGCTGATCTACGGCGTGGGCGGCATCATCGTGCCATTCGCCGGGATCAAGTTGATCGACCTGCTGCTCAATGCCCTGCACCTGGTTTGA
- the kdpA gene encoding potassium-transporting ATPase subunit KdpA, translating into MHSYDYVLLAAFFAIVLLPAPWLGRFCFRVMEGRRTWLSPVLGPVERGCYRLAGVRAEQEQNWKQYTLALLAFNLVGFVILFAVLLLQGSLPLNPQHLAGQEWSLAFNTAVSFMTNTNWQAYSGEASVSYLSQMIGLTVQNFVSAATGLAVLVALCRGIARRSATTVGNFWVDLTRATLYVLLPLCLVLALLLVWQGVPQTFADYTHALTLQGADQTIPLGPAASQIAIKQLGTNGGGFFGVNSAHPFENPTAWSNLFEVASIILIPAALVFTFGHYVKDLRQSRAILACMLGLFLIGGAAALWSEQQPNPALQSAQVQQAAPLEGKESRFGTTASVLWTVTTTAASNGSVNAMHDSLNPLTGMVAMVNMMVGEVIFGGVGAGLYGMLLFVLVAVFLAGLMIGRTPEYLGKKLQAREVQLLVVTLLVMPIGVLVLGALAASLPGPAGAVTNPGPHGFSQLLYAYTSGTANNGSAFAGFGANTPYHNLMIGLAMLLGRFGYILPVLALAGSLAAKQRAPQGLNSFPTHGPLFTVLLLVTILLVGGLTFLPTLALGPVAEYLSLGF; encoded by the coding sequence ATGCACAGTTACGACTATGTATTGCTGGCGGCATTCTTCGCCATCGTGCTGCTGCCTGCGCCTTGGCTTGGGCGGTTCTGCTTCAGGGTCATGGAAGGCCGGCGGACCTGGCTGTCACCGGTGCTCGGGCCGGTGGAGCGGGGATGCTACCGCCTGGCTGGCGTACGTGCCGAGCAGGAACAGAACTGGAAGCAGTACACCTTGGCGCTGCTGGCGTTCAACCTGGTGGGCTTCGTGATCCTGTTCGCGGTGTTGCTGCTGCAGGGCAGCCTGCCGCTCAACCCGCAACACCTGGCGGGCCAGGAGTGGTCGCTGGCGTTCAACACCGCCGTGAGCTTCATGACCAACACCAATTGGCAGGCCTACAGCGGCGAGGCTTCGGTCAGCTACCTGAGCCAGATGATCGGCCTGACCGTGCAGAACTTCGTCAGTGCCGCCACTGGCCTGGCCGTACTGGTCGCCTTGTGCCGGGGCATCGCTCGGCGTTCGGCCACCACGGTGGGCAACTTCTGGGTGGACCTGACGCGCGCCACCCTCTACGTGCTGCTGCCGCTGTGCCTGGTGCTGGCGCTGCTGCTGGTATGGCAGGGCGTGCCGCAGACCTTCGCCGACTATACCCATGCCCTGACCCTGCAAGGCGCCGACCAGACCATCCCCCTGGGCCCGGCCGCCAGCCAGATCGCCATCAAGCAACTGGGCACCAACGGCGGTGGCTTCTTCGGCGTCAACTCCGCCCACCCCTTCGAGAACCCCACGGCCTGGAGCAACCTGTTCGAGGTGGCATCGATCATCCTCATTCCGGCAGCGCTGGTGTTCACGTTCGGCCACTACGTCAAGGACCTGCGCCAGAGCCGCGCCATCCTCGCCTGCATGCTCGGCTTGTTCCTGATCGGCGGTGCTGCGGCGCTGTGGTCCGAGCAACAGCCCAACCCGGCCCTGCAAAGCGCCCAGGTGCAACAAGCCGCACCGCTGGAGGGCAAGGAGAGCCGCTTCGGCACGACCGCCTCGGTGCTGTGGACGGTCACCACCACGGCTGCCTCCAACGGTTCGGTCAATGCCATGCATGACAGCCTCAACCCCCTGACCGGTATGGTGGCCATGGTCAACATGATGGTGGGCGAGGTGATCTTCGGCGGCGTGGGGGCTGGCCTGTACGGCATGCTGCTGTTCGTGCTGGTCGCCGTGTTCCTGGCGGGCCTGATGATCGGGCGCACGCCGGAATACCTGGGCAAGAAACTCCAGGCGCGAGAGGTGCAACTGCTGGTGGTGACCTTGTTGGTGATGCCGATCGGTGTGCTGGTGCTCGGGGCCCTCGCCGCCAGCCTGCCAGGCCCTGCTGGTGCGGTGACCAACCCGGGCCCCCACGGCTTCAGCCAGTTGCTCTATGCCTATACCTCGGGCACGGCCAACAACGGCTCGGCGTTCGCCGGCTTCGGCGCCAACACCCCGTACCACAATCTGATGATCGGCCTGGCCATGCTCCTCGGCCGCTTCGGCTACATCCTGCCGGTGCTGGCGCTGGCGGGCAGCCTGGCGGCGAAGCAGCGCGCCCCCCAAGGCTTGAACAGCTTCCCCACCCATGGCCCGCTGTTCACCGTCCTGCTGCTGGTGACCATCCTGCTGGTCGGTGGCCTGACCTTCCTGCCGACCCTGGCCCTGGGGCCGGTCGCCGAATACCTGAGCCTGGGTTTCTGA
- the kdpF gene encoding K(+)-transporting ATPase subunit F, whose translation MNMLDGVSLLLAVALAVYLLVALLRADRG comes from the coding sequence ATGAACATGCTCGATGGGGTGTCGCTGCTATTGGCAGTGGCGTTGGCGGTTTACCTGCTGGTGGCGCTGCTGCGCGCCGATCGCGGCTAG
- a CDS encoding AI-2E family transporter, translated as MANNDRLLIQILLLALLGAGLWVMAPFISALLWGAILAFASWPLMRLLTRALGGRETLAAGLLTAVWILLVALPLVWLGFNLADHIRDATAFVRDVQVDGLPDAPAWLGNMPFVGERLVAWWASLDQQGAALLASVKPHLGQVGNWLLARSAQIGSGVLELTLSLVFVFFFYRDGPRLAAFVLRLLQRLMGERAEYYLDLVAGTVQRVVNGVIGTAAAQGLLAMIGFLIAGVPGAIVLGLVTFMLSLIPMGPPLAWIPATGWLVWKGEYGMAVFLGLWGTFIISGVDNVLKPYLISRGGNLPLVIVLLGVFGGLIAFGFIGLFIGPTLLAVGYSLLLDWSRNAGQQPPQAQP; from the coding sequence ATGGCCAACAATGACCGGCTGTTGATCCAGATCCTTCTCCTGGCCTTGCTCGGCGCCGGCCTGTGGGTCATGGCCCCGTTCATCTCGGCGTTGCTGTGGGGCGCGATCCTGGCCTTTGCCAGCTGGCCGTTGATGCGCCTGCTCACGCGGGCCTTGGGTGGGCGGGAAACTCTCGCTGCGGGCCTGCTCACCGCCGTGTGGATTCTGCTGGTGGCCCTGCCGCTGGTGTGGTTGGGTTTCAACCTGGCCGACCACATCCGCGACGCCACCGCTTTCGTGCGCGACGTGCAGGTCGATGGCCTGCCCGATGCGCCGGCCTGGCTGGGCAACATGCCCTTCGTGGGGGAACGCCTGGTGGCTTGGTGGGCGTCCCTGGACCAACAGGGCGCTGCGCTGCTGGCGTCGGTCAAGCCGCACCTGGGCCAGGTGGGCAACTGGTTGCTGGCACGCAGCGCGCAGATCGGCAGCGGCGTGCTCGAGCTGACCCTGAGCCTGGTGTTCGTGTTCTTCTTCTATCGCGACGGGCCACGCCTGGCGGCCTTCGTCCTGCGCCTGCTGCAGCGGCTGATGGGCGAGCGCGCCGAGTACTACCTGGACCTGGTGGCCGGGACCGTGCAGCGTGTGGTCAACGGCGTGATCGGCACCGCCGCCGCCCAGGGCCTGCTGGCCATGATCGGTTTCCTGATCGCCGGCGTACCGGGTGCCATCGTGCTGGGGCTGGTCACCTTCATGCTCAGCCTGATCCCCATGGGGCCGCCGCTGGCCTGGATACCTGCCACCGGCTGGCTGGTGTGGAAGGGCGAGTACGGCATGGCGGTGTTCCTCGGCTTGTGGGGCACCTTCATCATCAGTGGCGTGGACAACGTGCTCAAGCCTTACTTGATCAGCCGCGGCGGCAACCTGCCGTTGGTGATCGTGCTGCTCGGGGTGTTCGGTGGGTTGATCGCCTTCGGCTTCATCGGCCTGTTCATCGGCCCGACCTTGCTGGCCGTGGGCTACAGCCTGCTGCTGGACTGGAGCCGCAACGCCGGGCAGCAGCCCCCGCAGGCGCAGCCATAA
- a CDS encoding DUF4892 domain-containing protein gives MSARIFIAACLGLASPLSWAGSLPVPVDAKVVDQRPAVEQERVYPMGPLRKISGRLRVEEKVESRGQVSSVTYELPVERTAREAFTSAREALQRDGGYPLFWCQGRDCGEASLWANEVFANARLNGGDEQQAFILLRRSADEADTLVSLYSVTRGNRRAYLHVEEFVSASPLGELLPTPATVLRELRDTGKLDYPDLAAPQPAWVALLGRSLNLDSTLRASLSGAQAEAWREQLVQAGVRAARLEVGTATTDGLHLELIR, from the coding sequence ATGAGCGCACGTATTTTTATCGCCGCGTGCCTGGGCCTGGCCAGCCCGTTGTCGTGGGCGGGCAGCCTGCCGGTGCCGGTGGACGCCAAGGTGGTCGACCAGCGGCCGGCCGTGGAGCAGGAACGGGTCTACCCCATGGGCCCGCTGCGCAAGATCAGTGGCCGGTTGCGGGTCGAGGAAAAAGTCGAGAGCCGCGGGCAGGTGAGTTCCGTCACCTACGAGCTGCCTGTGGAGCGCACTGCCCGTGAAGCCTTCACCAGCGCCCGCGAAGCCCTGCAGCGCGATGGCGGCTACCCGCTGTTCTGGTGCCAGGGCCGCGATTGCGGCGAGGCCAGCCTATGGGCCAACGAGGTGTTCGCCAACGCCCGGCTCAACGGCGGCGACGAGCAGCAGGCGTTCATCCTCCTGCGCCGCTCTGCCGACGAGGCCGACACCCTGGTCTCACTCTACAGCGTCACCCGGGGCAACCGCCGCGCCTATCTGCATGTCGAGGAGTTCGTCTCCGCCAGCCCCCTGGGCGAGCTGCTGCCGACCCCGGCCACGGTGCTGCGCGAGCTGCGCGACACCGGCAAGCTGGACTACCCTGACCTGGCCGCGCCGCAACCGGCGTGGGTGGCCTTGCTCGGGCGCAGCCTGAACCTGGACAGCACCTTGCGCGCCAGCCTCAGCGGCGCCCAGGCCGAAGCCTGGCGCGAGCAACTGGTGCAGGCTGGCGTGCGCGCCGCGCGCCTGGAAGTGGGCACTGCCACCACCGATGGGCTGCACCTGGAATTGATCCGTTGA
- a CDS encoding alpha/beta hydrolase, translated as MNTQVEEVRLALGHIELAAHLFGPADGLPVIALHGWLDNANSFIRLAPRLKGLRIVALDLAGHGYSEHRPQGAGYALTDYAHDVLRVAEQLGWQRFGLIGHSLGAIISVQLAGALPDRVSHLALIDGVVPPTGREQDAAERLGMALQAQLRLDGKRKSVYPTLEEGVQARMKGMVAVSREAAELLAQRGLMPVPGGYSWRSDSRLTLPSPMRLNDAQAMAFVQRVACPACLVVAADGMLVRHTALLEQLPFEQVTLPGGHHLHLNDEHGATLVADCFNRFFGFS; from the coding sequence ATGAACACGCAGGTCGAGGAGGTCCGCCTCGCCCTGGGCCACATCGAGCTGGCCGCGCACCTGTTCGGCCCGGCCGATGGCCTACCGGTGATCGCCCTGCACGGCTGGCTGGACAACGCCAACAGCTTCATCCGCCTGGCGCCGCGCTTGAAAGGCCTGCGCATCGTCGCCCTGGACCTGGCCGGGCATGGGTATTCCGAACACCGCCCCCAAGGCGCCGGCTACGCCTTGACCGACTACGCCCACGACGTGCTGCGGGTGGCCGAGCAGTTGGGCTGGCAGCGTTTTGGCCTGATCGGGCATTCCTTGGGGGCGATCATTTCGGTGCAGTTGGCCGGCGCCTTGCCAGACCGAGTCAGCCACCTGGCGCTGATCGACGGCGTGGTACCGCCCACCGGGCGTGAACAGGACGCTGCCGAGCGCCTGGGCATGGCCCTGCAGGCACAGCTGCGCCTGGACGGCAAGCGCAAGTCGGTGTATCCGACCCTGGAGGAGGGCGTGCAGGCGCGCATGAAGGGCATGGTCGCGGTCAGCCGCGAAGCCGCCGAGCTGCTCGCCCAGCGTGGCCTGATGCCGGTCCCGGGTGGCTACAGCTGGCGCAGCGACAGCCGCCTGACCCTGCCATCGCCGATGCGCCTGAACGACGCCCAGGCCATGGCCTTCGTCCAGCGAGTCGCATGCCCGGCCTGCCTGGTGGTGGCCGCCGACGGCATGCTCGTCCGCCACACGGCCTTGCTGGAGCAGCTACCCTTCGAGCAGGTCACCTTGCCCGGTGGCCATCACCTGCACCTGAACGACGAACACGGTGCAACCCTTGTTGCAGACTGTTTCAATCGCTTCTTCGGCTTTTCTTGA